A stretch of Crossiella cryophila DNA encodes these proteins:
- a CDS encoding DUF262 domain-containing protein, with protein sequence MRASETTLTGLIQGQRQFQVPLYQRTYSWTDKQLELLWEDVLSQAGPPPAGPTHFLGSVVLAPSPRSEAGFEQWVVVDGQQRLTSLSLALAALRDHLGETERINDLYLLNRYKQGDDRLRLLPTQADRDSYRRCVLEGQADGEDRLAVAYRYFRRQLGRLTDPAALERVEQSLTTRLTLVLVTADRDDNVHRIFESLNNTGLRLSQADLLRNHLFMCLPTQAERIYTDLWLPLERELGDRLEQLMWLHLVLTGDERVRRQDLYVAQQERLRRAGGTEAAVESYLRELTRRAPHLRTLTEPDREPDPAVRECLRRLADWSVTAAHPMLMTLLDKRDRGELSTVDLVTALVHVESFLVRRMICQVPTNSLARIFEDLPAQLSAELPVAEAVRQVLSGQRHSWPDDDALRTAIRT encoded by the coding sequence TTGCGTGCTTCGGAAACCACGTTGACCGGGCTGATCCAGGGCCAACGGCAGTTCCAGGTGCCGCTGTACCAGCGCACCTACTCGTGGACGGACAAACAGCTCGAACTCCTGTGGGAGGACGTGCTCAGCCAGGCCGGGCCGCCACCGGCCGGGCCGACCCACTTCCTGGGCTCGGTGGTGCTGGCGCCCTCGCCGCGCAGTGAGGCGGGCTTCGAGCAGTGGGTGGTGGTGGACGGCCAGCAACGGCTGACCTCGCTGAGCCTGGCGCTGGCCGCGCTGCGCGACCACCTTGGCGAGACCGAGCGGATCAACGACCTGTACCTGCTCAACCGGTACAAGCAGGGCGATGACCGACTGCGGCTGCTGCCCACCCAGGCCGACCGGGACAGCTACCGGCGGTGCGTGCTGGAAGGGCAGGCCGACGGCGAGGACCGGCTCGCCGTGGCCTACCGGTACTTCCGGCGGCAACTCGGCAGGCTGACCGATCCGGCCGCGCTGGAGCGGGTCGAGCAGTCGCTCACCACCCGGCTGACCCTGGTGCTGGTCACCGCGGACCGGGACGACAACGTGCACCGGATCTTCGAGTCGCTCAACAACACCGGCCTGCGGCTGAGCCAGGCCGACCTGCTGCGCAACCACCTCTTCATGTGCCTGCCCACCCAGGCCGAGCGGATCTACACCGACCTGTGGCTGCCACTGGAACGCGAACTGGGCGACCGCCTGGAACAACTCATGTGGCTGCACCTGGTGCTGACCGGCGATGAGCGGGTCCGGCGGCAGGATCTGTATGTGGCGCAACAGGAACGGCTGCGCCGGGCAGGCGGCACCGAGGCCGCGGTCGAGTCCTACCTGCGCGAGCTGACCCGCCGGGCCCCGCACCTGCGCACGCTGACCGAACCGGACCGCGAGCCGGATCCGGCGGTCCGCGAGTGCCTGCGGCGACTCGCGGACTGGTCCGTGACGGCGGCCCACCCGATGCTGATGACGTTGCTGGACAAGCGTGACCGTGGCGAACTGTCCACAGTGGACCTGGTGACGGCGCTGGTGCACGTGGAGAGTTTCCTGGTCCGCCGGATGATCTGCCAGGTGCCGACGAACAGCCTGGCCCGCATCTTCGAGGACCTGCCAGCCCAGCTCTCCGCCGAGTTGCCGGTGGCCGAGGCCGTGCGCCAGGTGCTCTCCGGCCAACGGCATTCCTGGCCCGATGACGATGCGCTGCGCACCGCGATCCGGACCTAG
- a CDS encoding glycosyltransferase → MRVLFLGSPGAGHLLPMIPLATAFRDRGHAIAFATLDGGEAITRLDIPHLPIQPGLDWRHELRRLGAERHPGLLARTVATNSADRAAFVPLAAQVNRAALPATIATVRAWRPDLVIYEYLYPAALIAAAELGIPAIQHELGFTRTAPLRELMLTELAHPTLTPGHTLEVAPRGMIPGPDYGHPLRPIPLDTPGDLPAPTGRPRIAVTLGTVPPKVDGLTRLDRVVTAAAAIDADFTLVMGRMDISELGPLPSNVQPTGWVPWHRLLETCAAAVHHGGSGTALAALAAGVPQLVLPDGSDRFITADAVQARGAGVKAVAEEVTPELLRRLLADPGWQAAAREVSAEIAAMPTPGEVIDTLLV, encoded by the coding sequence ATGCGAGTCCTTTTCCTGGGAAGTCCAGGGGCCGGCCACCTGTTACCGATGATTCCGCTGGCCACGGCATTCCGTGACCGCGGCCACGCCATCGCCTTCGCCACCCTGGACGGCGGCGAGGCGATCACCCGGCTGGACATCCCGCACCTGCCCATCCAGCCGGGCCTGGACTGGCGGCACGAACTCCGCCGCCTGGGCGCCGAGCGCCACCCCGGCCTGCTGGCCCGCACCGTGGCCACCAACTCCGCCGACCGCGCCGCCTTCGTCCCGCTGGCCGCCCAGGTCAACCGCGCGGCCCTGCCCGCCACCATCGCCACGGTCCGCGCCTGGCGCCCCGACCTGGTGATCTACGAGTACCTCTACCCGGCCGCCCTGATCGCCGCCGCCGAGCTGGGCATCCCCGCCATCCAGCACGAACTCGGCTTCACCCGCACCGCCCCCCTGCGCGAGCTGATGCTCACCGAACTCGCCCACCCCACCCTGACCCCCGGCCACACCCTGGAAGTCGCCCCCCGCGGCATGATCCCCGGCCCCGACTACGGCCACCCGCTGCGCCCCATCCCCCTCGACACCCCTGGCGACCTCCCCGCTCCCACCGGACGCCCGCGGATCGCGGTGACCCTCGGCACCGTGCCACCCAAGGTCGACGGCCTCACCCGCCTTGACCGCGTGGTCACCGCCGCGGCGGCGATCGACGCCGACTTCACCCTGGTCATGGGCCGGATGGACATCAGCGAACTGGGCCCGCTGCCCAGCAACGTCCAACCGACCGGTTGGGTGCCGTGGCACCGGCTGCTGGAGACCTGCGCGGCAGCGGTGCACCACGGCGGCTCGGGCACGGCACTGGCCGCGCTGGCGGCGGGAGTGCCGCAGCTGGTGCTGCCGGACGGGTCGGACCGGTTCATCACGGCGGACGCGGTGCAGGCGCGCGGGGCGGGAGTGAAAGCGGTTGCCGAGGAGGTGACGCCGGAGCTGTTGCGGCGGTTGCTGGCCGATCCGGGGTGGCAGGCGGCGGCCCGCGAGGTCAGCGCGGAGATCGCGGCGATGCCTACCCCCGGTGAGGTGATCGATACGCTGCTGGTCTAA
- a CDS encoding MFS transporter, with protein sequence MTRLYNGYQLFSGLLWWLPVFYLYQRNAGLTDEQIFTIQSIYYVFFCLLEIPTGALADRFDYRRFLLAGAGTLLVANLLPVFWPVFWGFLVHFLLVALANSLVSGAGSAYLYEYHVRSGVPERYRKAEGNARAASLIGRVACLPLAGFLMQWHTPLPYLLTAAGAAVAVLLAARLPALPGGQRRPDKADREPLSQALTGAVRLVTRSKLLMLLIVQGVAVFTLVRVLQTNLFQPILAAKDLPVAAFGSVLAANALFEVAGAARSALVRRWLSDTRAILVLTAVLALLLALLVPAGLAATIALMCVFSLVSGVAYPIQRQLVNDAVTDPSRRATVLSVESIVDRLVCSLVVLALGAYLSAGALNLFLLHLAIGTVVLMTVLAAFLRRAHRRRAPEAVIEGSTR encoded by the coding sequence GTGACCCGACTGTACAACGGCTACCAACTGTTCTCCGGACTGCTCTGGTGGCTGCCCGTCTTCTACCTCTACCAGCGCAACGCCGGTCTGACCGACGAGCAGATCTTCACCATCCAGAGCATCTACTACGTGTTCTTCTGCCTGCTGGAGATTCCCACCGGCGCGCTCGCGGACCGGTTCGACTATCGCCGGTTCCTGCTCGCCGGGGCGGGCACGCTGCTGGTCGCGAACCTGTTGCCGGTGTTCTGGCCGGTGTTCTGGGGATTCCTGGTGCACTTCCTGCTGGTGGCGCTGGCGAACTCGCTGGTCTCCGGTGCGGGCAGCGCCTATCTGTACGAATACCACGTCCGTTCGGGCGTACCGGAGCGTTATCGCAAGGCCGAGGGCAATGCCCGCGCGGCCAGCCTGATCGGGCGGGTGGCCTGCCTGCCGCTGGCCGGGTTCCTCATGCAGTGGCACACCCCGCTGCCCTACCTGCTCACCGCCGCGGGCGCGGCCGTCGCGGTGCTGCTGGCCGCCCGGCTGCCCGCGCTGCCCGGTGGTCAGCGGCGGCCGGACAAGGCCGATCGGGAGCCGCTGTCCCAGGCGCTGACCGGCGCGGTCCGGCTGGTCACCCGCTCCAAGCTGCTGATGCTGTTGATCGTGCAGGGCGTGGCGGTGTTCACCCTGGTCCGGGTGTTGCAGACCAACCTGTTCCAGCCGATCCTGGCCGCCAAGGACCTCCCGGTGGCCGCCTTCGGCTCGGTGCTGGCCGCCAACGCGCTCTTCGAGGTGGCCGGGGCGGCACGCTCGGCACTGGTGCGGCGCTGGCTCAGCGACACCAGGGCGATCCTCGTGCTGACCGCCGTGCTCGCCCTGCTGCTGGCCCTGCTGGTCCCGGCCGGACTGGCCGCGACCATCGCGCTGATGTGCGTGTTCTCCCTGGTCTCCGGGGTGGCGTACCCGATCCAGCGGCAGCTGGTCAACGACGCCGTCACCGATCCCTCCCGCCGGGCCACCGTGCTCTCGGTCGAGTCCATTGTGGACAGACTGGTCTGCTCGCTGGTCGTGCTCGCACTGGGCGCCTACCTCTCCGCCGGGGCGCTGAACCTGTTCCTCCTGCACCTGGCCATCGGCACCGTGGTGCTGATGACCGTGCTGGCCGCATTCCTCCGCCGGGCGCACCGCCGCCGCGCGCCGGAGGCCGTGATCGAAGGAAGCACTCGATGA
- a CDS encoding ATP-grasp domain-containing protein: MSKKILYLYVKGGAPLEHVFPRIAGEGELHVLALMPLPEAGESEWRPACTSVTELATEARGEALVDLVVEHARALGADAVLSISEFAVLLVAKVAQRLGLPGGGPGLITARDKRLMRETWERAGVPIPRFRRVDSEADLAAAMTELTPPLLLKPAWGAGSVAQLVLHTAEDVAPAWRQVAQALELGHQVGMNELYAPDTDRDLLVEEILAGSTEGWYTEPGYGDYVSVEGIVANGVYHPLCITGKLPAIPPFTEVASTMPSTLPEPVQRHLEDISRRAVDALGLETCGTHTEIKLGPDGFGAVIETGARFAGLMVTKQIEEVFGFDPIAMLVRELLGEPVDYPEAMMIEGKRAAASLAVIPTDAHGAPWASTPRWNPSGADWDTLLSPGTTADQVKAFEMPEGDPVPVYDPSGGSRNWLGVFFVTAEDAETLRRDCNAVLNGLEAALPA; this comes from the coding sequence ATGAGCAAGAAGATCCTCTACCTCTACGTCAAGGGCGGCGCGCCGCTGGAGCACGTCTTCCCGCGGATCGCGGGCGAGGGCGAGCTGCACGTGCTCGCGCTGATGCCGTTGCCCGAGGCTGGCGAGTCCGAGTGGCGGCCGGCCTGCACCAGCGTCACCGAGCTGGCCACCGAGGCCCGCGGCGAGGCCCTGGTGGACCTGGTGGTCGAGCACGCCAGGGCACTGGGCGCGGACGCGGTGCTGTCGATCTCGGAGTTCGCGGTGCTGCTGGTGGCCAAGGTCGCGCAGCGGCTGGGCCTGCCCGGTGGCGGTCCCGGGCTGATCACCGCGCGGGACAAGCGGTTGATGCGCGAGACCTGGGAGCGCGCGGGTGTGCCGATCCCCCGGTTCCGCCGGGTGGACTCCGAGGCCGACCTGGCCGCGGCGATGACCGAGCTGACCCCGCCGCTGCTGCTCAAGCCGGCCTGGGGCGCCGGATCCGTGGCCCAGCTGGTGCTGCACACCGCCGAGGACGTGGCGCCCGCGTGGCGGCAGGTCGCGCAAGCCCTCGAGCTGGGGCACCAGGTGGGCATGAACGAGCTGTACGCGCCGGACACCGACCGGGACCTCCTCGTCGAGGAGATCCTGGCCGGGTCGACCGAGGGCTGGTACACCGAGCCCGGCTACGGCGACTACGTCAGCGTCGAGGGCATCGTGGCCAACGGCGTCTACCACCCGCTGTGCATCACCGGGAAGCTGCCCGCGATCCCGCCGTTCACCGAGGTCGCCAGCACCATGCCGAGCACGCTGCCCGAGCCGGTGCAGCGCCACCTCGAGGACATCTCCCGCCGCGCGGTGGACGCGCTGGGCCTGGAGACCTGCGGCACGCACACCGAGATCAAGCTCGGCCCGGACGGCTTCGGCGCGGTGATCGAGACCGGCGCCCGCTTCGCCGGACTGATGGTCACCAAGCAGATCGAGGAGGTCTTCGGCTTCGACCCGATCGCCATGCTGGTGCGCGAGCTGCTCGGCGAGCCGGTGGACTACCCCGAGGCGATGATGATCGAGGGCAAGCGGGCCGCCGCCTCGCTGGCGGTGATCCCCACCGACGCGCACGGCGCCCCCTGGGCCAGCACCCCGCGCTGGAACCCCTCCGGCGCGGACTGGGACACGCTGCTCTCCCCCGGCACCACCGCCGATCAGGTGAAGGCCTTCGAGATGCCCGAGGGCGACCCGGTGCCGGTCTATGACCCGTCCGGGGGATCTCGCAACTGGCTCGGGGTGTTCTTCGTGACCGCCGAGGACGCGGAAACCCTGCGCCGGGACTGCAATGCGGTGCTCAACGGCCTGGAAGCGGCCCTGCCCGCCTGA
- a CDS encoding SAM-dependent methyltransferase, with amino-acid sequence MLRDIRTFGKILRAITTRDPAARVRRFYEFTDPKTDFEGQRTRYVNIGYWQYPDSTLDEAGAALATCLGDAVALAPEHDVLDVGCGYGEQDFLWLNTDKARSVTGVDVTPRHVLAATQRAEQDGLTDRLTFRMGSATTLPFPDASFDRVVSLDAAFHFHPRSAFFAEAFRVLRPGGLLGTVDTIPLHGDTPREVFRSPRFSLYRFSIPDANWHDRTAYAEQLTRIGFDEVGVRSIREHTWEGWFRHWGDPGRAGKPDWWQDQDQIRRELDLLDCVLAVARKPG; translated from the coding sequence ATGCTGCGAGACATCCGTACGTTCGGCAAAATCCTCCGCGCCATCACCACTCGCGACCCCGCCGCGCGGGTACGCCGGTTCTACGAGTTCACCGATCCGAAAACCGACTTCGAGGGTCAGCGAACCCGGTATGTCAACATCGGCTATTGGCAGTATCCGGACAGCACCCTGGACGAGGCGGGCGCGGCACTGGCCACCTGCCTCGGCGACGCGGTGGCCCTGGCCCCCGAGCACGACGTGCTGGACGTCGGCTGCGGTTACGGCGAGCAGGATTTCCTCTGGCTCAACACCGACAAGGCGCGGTCGGTCACCGGCGTCGACGTCACGCCAAGACACGTGCTGGCCGCCACCCAGCGCGCCGAGCAGGACGGGCTGACCGACCGGCTCACCTTCCGGATGGGCAGCGCGACCACGTTGCCGTTCCCGGATGCCAGTTTCGACCGGGTGGTCTCGCTGGACGCGGCCTTCCACTTCCACCCGCGCAGCGCGTTCTTCGCCGAGGCGTTCCGGGTACTGCGGCCGGGTGGCCTGCTCGGCACCGTGGACACCATCCCGCTGCACGGCGACACCCCGCGCGAGGTCTTCCGCTCACCGCGGTTCAGCCTCTACCGGTTCAGCATCCCGGACGCGAACTGGCACGACCGCACCGCCTACGCCGAGCAGCTCACCCGGATCGGGTTCGACGAGGTCGGCGTGCGCTCGATCCGCGAGCACACCTGGGAGGGCTGGTTCCGGCACTGGGGCGATCCTGGCCGGGCCGGCAAACCGGACTGGTGGCAGGACCAGGACCAGATCCGGCGCGAACTGGACCTGCTCGACTGCGTGCTGGCCGTGGCCCGCAAACCCGGCTGA
- a CDS encoding AfsR/SARP family transcriptional regulator: MEFRVLGPLEVRRDGVCLPVRAPRQRALLAALLLRANEVVSAERLVEVVWGPVSPPSAAANLRSHLTALRRLFGPEQSRLIARSGGYLLTVYPGELDLAGFTAAAERGREALRRGQTVEAARQLRDALARCRGQPLENVELHGVEAELARLGEARLAVTEDCLRARLAAGQEGEVVAELRELTAAHPSREQPPALLMLALHRCGRPAEALTVYEHTRRRLAEELGVDPGPELRRLHQLILSEDSSPEPARPTPPAQLPQSIIDFTGRGNELRELDELLDRRADGTLVAAITGGHGLGKTALAVRWAHRHRPRFPDGQLHADLCGHTSGLPAHTVLARFLRALGAATVPPSLAEAAALYRSLLADRRVLVLLDNAIGPEQVRPLLPGSPGSLVLITSRDPLDGLVVFESARRLRLNPLPPEESHTLLATLLGPDRLHAEPEAATQLAKLCDHLPLALRIAAAGLSAHPERALAEHLDRLRAAVGSR, translated from the coding sequence ATGGAGTTCCGCGTACTGGGCCCGCTGGAAGTGCGGCGAGACGGGGTGTGCCTGCCGGTGCGGGCGCCGCGGCAACGGGCGCTGCTGGCCGCGTTGTTGTTGCGGGCCAACGAGGTGGTCAGCGCGGAGCGGCTGGTCGAGGTGGTCTGGGGGCCGGTCTCGCCGCCCTCGGCCGCGGCGAACCTGCGCAGCCACCTCACCGCGTTGCGGCGCCTGTTCGGCCCGGAGCAGTCCCGGCTGATCGCCCGTTCCGGCGGCTACCTGCTCACCGTGTACCCCGGTGAGCTGGACCTGGCCGGGTTCACCGCGGCGGCCGAACGGGGCCGGGAGGCGTTGCGGCGCGGGCAGACCGTCGAGGCCGCCCGGCAGCTGCGGGACGCGCTGGCGCGGTGCCGGGGGCAGCCGCTGGAGAACGTGGAGCTGCACGGGGTCGAGGCCGAGCTGGCCCGGCTGGGCGAGGCGCGGCTGGCGGTGACCGAGGACTGCCTGCGCGCCCGGCTGGCCGCCGGGCAGGAAGGCGAGGTGGTGGCGGAGTTGCGGGAGCTGACCGCGGCGCACCCGAGCCGGGAGCAGCCGCCCGCGCTGCTGATGCTGGCCCTGCACCGCTGCGGCCGACCGGCCGAGGCGCTCACCGTGTACGAGCACACCCGGCGCAGGCTGGCCGAGGAGCTGGGCGTGGACCCCGGCCCGGAACTGCGGCGGCTGCACCAGCTCATCCTCAGCGAGGACAGCAGCCCGGAACCCGCGCGGCCGACGCCACCGGCCCAGCTCCCCCAGTCGATCATCGACTTCACCGGCCGCGGCAACGAACTCCGCGAACTGGACGAGCTGCTGGACCGGCGCGCGGACGGCACCCTGGTCGCCGCGATCACCGGCGGCCACGGCCTCGGCAAGACCGCGCTGGCCGTGCGCTGGGCGCACCGGCACCGCCCGCGCTTCCCCGACGGCCAGCTGCACGCCGACCTGTGCGGGCACACCTCCGGCCTGCCCGCGCACACCGTGCTGGCCCGCTTCCTGCGGGCTCTCGGCGCGGCCACGGTGCCGCCCAGTCTGGCCGAGGCCGCCGCGCTGTACCGCTCGCTGCTGGCCGATCGCCGGGTGCTGGTGTTGCTGGACAACGCGATCGGCCCCGAACAGGTCCGCCCACTGCTGCCCGGCAGCCCCGGCTCGCTGGTCCTGATCACCAGCCGGGACCCCCTGGACGGCCTGGTGGTCTTCGAGTCCGCCCGCAGGCTGCGGCTGAACCCGTTGCCCCCGGAGGAATCCCACACCCTGCTGGCCACCCTGCTCGGCCCGGACCGCCTGCACGCCGAACCCGAGGCCGCCACCCAGCTCGCCAAACTCTGCGACCACCTGCCGCTGGCCCTGCGCATCGCCGCCGCCGGGCTGTCCGCGCACCCGGAACGCGCACTGGCCGAGCACCTGGACCGACTGCGCGCGGCGGTCGGCAGCCGCTGA
- a CDS encoding radical SAM/SPASM domain-containing protein, with the protein MANGRYTPSRFLSMSFDQDQSLIVNSSRTGAIGVVEPELAEQARRALIPGTISHAPLEGILADLEHGGFLVPETMDEAQLVHQSYLRRYDPSMLHLIIMPTEECNFRCVYCYESFLRGEMKPELRDGLKKFLEAQEDLEQLAVHWFGGEPFLAAGTVLELMPWMREFTDRRDIKFSASATTNGSLLTPRFADQIIPLGVNHFQITLDGTEADHNARRHGKDGEDTFRTVLDNLRYLRRSTLDFEVMVRHNFDPETLSRLDGYLAMLQEEFGGDPRFTTHFEAIGRWGGAGDEDLVICEGKSGPRAIVEARRQAAAAGFRDGTVSSSMGPDGYVCYAANPRSFVIGSDGTVYKCTIELDYHERNKVGVLRPDGLMDLDWARMALWCETDGMDTGKKCVSCWFQPSCHGAVCPKEWMDDNDVFCPPAKQTIQETLRFVRAERAHTGPVQPKDQQFCPKG; encoded by the coding sequence ATGGCGAACGGCCGGTACACCCCATCGCGGTTCCTGAGCATGAGCTTCGACCAGGACCAGTCCCTGATCGTCAACTCCTCCCGCACCGGCGCGATCGGGGTGGTGGAACCGGAACTGGCCGAGCAGGCCCGGCGGGCGCTGATCCCCGGCACGATCAGCCACGCTCCGCTGGAGGGCATCCTGGCCGACCTGGAGCACGGCGGGTTCCTGGTGCCGGAGACGATGGACGAGGCCCAGCTGGTGCACCAGTCCTACCTGCGCCGCTACGACCCGTCGATGCTGCACCTGATCATCATGCCCACCGAGGAGTGCAACTTCCGGTGCGTGTACTGCTACGAGTCCTTCCTGCGCGGCGAGATGAAACCGGAGTTGCGCGACGGGCTCAAGAAGTTCCTTGAGGCGCAAGAGGATCTGGAACAGCTGGCGGTGCACTGGTTCGGCGGCGAACCGTTCCTGGCCGCGGGCACGGTGCTGGAACTGATGCCCTGGATGCGCGAGTTCACCGACCGGCGCGACATCAAGTTCAGCGCCAGTGCCACCACCAACGGCTCACTGCTCACCCCCCGGTTCGCCGATCAGATCATCCCGCTGGGGGTCAACCACTTCCAGATCACCCTGGACGGCACCGAGGCCGACCACAACGCGCGCAGGCACGGCAAGGACGGCGAGGACACCTTCCGCACCGTGCTGGACAACCTGCGCTACCTCCGCCGGTCCACATTGGACTTCGAGGTGATGGTGCGGCACAACTTCGACCCGGAGACGCTGTCCAGGCTGGACGGCTACCTGGCGATGCTGCAGGAGGAGTTCGGCGGCGATCCCCGGTTCACCACGCACTTCGAGGCCATCGGCCGCTGGGGTGGCGCCGGGGACGAGGACCTGGTGATCTGCGAGGGCAAGAGCGGTCCGCGCGCGATCGTGGAGGCCCGCCGCCAGGCCGCGGCCGCCGGGTTCCGGGACGGCACGGTCTCCAGCTCGATGGGCCCGGACGGCTACGTCTGCTACGCGGCCAACCCGCGCTCGTTCGTGATCGGCTCCGACGGCACCGTCTACAAGTGCACGATCGAACTGGACTACCACGAGCGCAACAAGGTCGGCGTGCTCCGCCCGGACGGGCTGATGGACCTGGACTGGGCCCGGATGGCGCTGTGGTGCGAGACCGACGGCATGGACACCGGCAAGAAGTGCGTCTCCTGCTGGTTCCAGCCCTCCTGTCACGGCGCGGTCTGCCCCAAGGAGTGGATGGACGACAACGACGTGTTCTGCCCGCCTGCCAAGCAGACCATCCAGGAAACGCTCAGATTCGTCCGCGCCGAACGTGCGCACACCGGACCGGTCCAGCCGAAGGACCAGCAGTTCTGTCCCAAGGGATGA
- a CDS encoding flavoprotein, translating to MYSTPPCDRLLVGVSGSIHAIHIIDYLLRLRREFAGEIKVIMTAAATRVIPPNTVETVLADQVLTDLWGGPTQKAPHIRLTRWAQLFLVLPASANIIGKAANGIADDLLSTALLSSPRPAVFAPAMNPAMWASKALQRNVSALRADGHYVVEPGEGVSLSSGELDLGLGPTPRTLLPHLWHVHLRRLKEEYWPAATAERARTPAAQQKPLVPVSALLAGPPAN from the coding sequence GTGTACAGCACACCGCCCTGCGACCGGCTGCTGGTCGGCGTCAGCGGATCCATCCACGCCATCCACATCATCGACTACCTGCTCCGGCTGCGCCGTGAGTTCGCCGGCGAGATCAAGGTGATCATGACGGCGGCCGCCACCAGGGTCATCCCGCCGAACACGGTGGAGACGGTGCTGGCAGACCAGGTGCTCACCGACCTGTGGGGCGGGCCGACCCAGAAGGCCCCGCACATCCGGCTCACCCGCTGGGCGCAGTTGTTCCTGGTGCTGCCGGCCAGCGCGAACATCATCGGCAAGGCCGCCAACGGGATCGCCGACGACCTGCTGTCCACCGCACTGCTGTCCAGCCCCCGCCCCGCGGTGTTCGCCCCGGCCATGAACCCGGCGATGTGGGCGAGCAAGGCGTTGCAGCGCAACGTCTCCGCCCTGCGCGCCGACGGGCACTACGTGGTCGAGCCGGGCGAGGGCGTCTCGCTCAGCTCCGGCGAGCTGGACCTGGGCCTTGGGCCGACGCCGCGCACCCTGTTGCCGCACCTGTGGCACGTGCACCTGCGCAGGCTCAAGGAGGAGTACTGGCCGGCGGCCACCGCCGAACGCGCCCGCACCCCGGCGGCACAACAGAAGCCGCTGGTGCCGGTGTCCGCGCTGCTGGCCGGTCCCCCGGCGAACTGA
- a CDS encoding MFS transporter: protein MLTPAFRRLWAAGAVSTIGDAMNGTTVVLWLYSQSTAPAPWLSALVLAGFLPRVLVVPLYGRLADRFGPRGLMIGADLLCAVLALLLAGALVLGSPVLAVLCVAALAAGATLAEPAQRALTPATVGPEQLTRANSLLTLTTQLGFTLGPAAAAIATSWLGPVPAILFDAATFLTSALVLAGLRLIRPAEAEAEEPVHGTIRSGLAAIRGSRVLLVATAAALALSLSAGVNNTIMVVFLDRDLGGSPADIAWLSGVNGIAQIVAGGVVVALAARLPVARGLAVSMAVMAAASVLMVSATDVPTAIGAVLVTSLANAPFSIAYTTLCQTAVPERLVGRVFAITGGIGSLLFMLGSLAGGALADSAAREAILLSASALVLAAVLAAPLWRVRQVSRTG from the coding sequence ATGCTCACCCCGGCCTTCCGGCGGCTCTGGGCCGCGGGCGCGGTGTCCACCATCGGTGATGCCATGAACGGCACCACCGTGGTGCTGTGGCTCTACAGCCAGAGCACCGCGCCCGCGCCCTGGCTCAGTGCGCTGGTGCTGGCCGGGTTCCTGCCCAGGGTGCTGGTGGTGCCGCTCTACGGCAGGCTGGCCGACCGGTTCGGGCCGAGGGGCCTGATGATCGGCGCGGACCTGCTGTGCGCGGTGCTGGCGCTGCTGCTGGCCGGTGCGCTGGTGCTGGGCAGTCCGGTGCTGGCGGTGCTGTGCGTGGCCGCGCTGGCCGCCGGGGCCACCCTGGCCGAACCGGCCCAGCGCGCGCTGACCCCGGCCACCGTCGGGCCGGAACAGCTCACCAGGGCCAACTCGCTGCTCACCCTGACCACCCAGCTCGGGTTCACCCTGGGTCCGGCCGCCGCGGCCATCGCCACCAGCTGGCTCGGCCCGGTGCCGGCGATCCTGTTCGACGCGGCCACCTTCCTGACCTCGGCCCTGGTGCTGGCCGGGTTGCGGCTCATCCGCCCGGCCGAGGCCGAGGCAGAGGAACCGGTGCACGGCACCATCCGGTCCGGGCTGGCCGCGATCCGGGGCAGCCGGGTGCTGCTGGTGGCCACCGCCGCGGCGCTGGCGCTGTCCCTCTCCGCCGGGGTGAACAACACGATCATGGTGGTGTTCCTGGACCGGGACCTCGGCGGCTCGCCGGCCGACATCGCCTGGCTGTCCGGGGTGAACGGGATCGCGCAGATCGTGGCCGGCGGGGTGGTGGTCGCGCTGGCGGCCCGGTTGCCGGTGGCGCGCGGCCTCGCGGTGAGCATGGCGGTGATGGCGGCCGCCTCGGTGCTCATGGTCAGCGCGACCGATGTGCCGACCGCGATCGGCGCGGTGCTGGTGACCTCGCTGGCCAACGCGCCCTTCAGCATCGCCTACACCACGCTGTGCCAGACCGCGGTGCCCGAGCGCCTGGTCGGCCGGGTTTTCGCGATCACCGGCGGCATCGGCAGCCTGCTCTTCATGCTGGGTTCGCTGGCCGGTGGCGCGCTGGCCGATTCGGCGGCCAGGGAGGCGATCTTGTTGTCCGCCAGTGCTTTGGTGCTCGCGGCGGTGCTGGCCGCGCCGTTGTGGCGGGTGCGGCAGGTCAGCCGGACAGGCTGA